In Pedobacter heparinus DSM 2366, the following are encoded in one genomic region:
- the glgP gene encoding alpha-glucan family phosphorylase, translated as MLSKKDIFGFEPNAQYSTAAAYFSMEFAVDQALKIYSGGLGFLAGSHLRSAYQLKQNLLGIGILWKYGYYDQTRDKDQLMKPAYTEKQYAYLQDTGIIFTVPVHDSPVHVRAYLLKPETFGTAPLFLLSTDVPENDYLSRTITHRLYDPHETTRIAQSIILGIGGAMLLDILNITPDVYHMNEGHSVSLNFYLYAKYKSLDEVKKRVVFTTHTPEMAGNEEHRYSLLKEMSFFYHLQEHEVKYLLGMDGDQFSYTLAALKFARKANGVSELHGKVARDMWGHNPGICEITSITNAQNLTYWQDPLMGKSIAGNDDHGIVQRKKELKADLFKVVADQCGKLFDPEVITIVWARRFAGYKRADLVMQDWNRFLTLLSNGAFPVQLIWAGKPYPEDFGAIGLFNQIISRALPLKNCAVLTGYELELSALLKKGSDVWLNNPRMYREASGTSGMTAAMNGSINLSLPDGWVPEFARDRENCFLIQPAPDHSPEQDQDRLENISLMDTLEQVVLPTYYNDHNKWLGMVKKAAADVVPAFESGRMAAEYYTKMYKA; from the coding sequence ATGCTATCTAAAAAAGACATTTTCGGCTTTGAGCCCAACGCGCAGTACAGTACTGCTGCTGCTTATTTTTCTATGGAATTTGCCGTAGATCAGGCGCTAAAAATTTACAGTGGCGGGCTCGGTTTTCTTGCCGGCTCGCACTTAAGGAGTGCTTATCAGTTAAAACAGAACCTGCTAGGTATTGGCATTTTATGGAAATATGGTTATTACGACCAGACCAGGGACAAAGACCAGCTCATGAAACCTGCCTATACCGAAAAGCAATATGCATATCTGCAGGATACAGGCATAATTTTTACCGTTCCGGTACACGATTCGCCTGTGCATGTAAGGGCCTATCTGCTAAAACCGGAAACCTTTGGTACAGCACCACTTTTTTTGCTCAGTACCGATGTTCCTGAAAATGACTACCTGTCGCGTACCATTACCCATCGTTTGTACGATCCGCATGAGACCACAAGAATTGCCCAGTCTATCATTCTGGGTATTGGCGGGGCCATGTTACTGGATATCTTAAACATCACACCCGATGTATACCACATGAACGAAGGGCATTCCGTATCACTTAATTTTTACCTCTACGCTAAATATAAAAGCCTGGATGAAGTAAAAAAACGGGTGGTATTTACTACCCATACCCCCGAAATGGCCGGAAATGAAGAACATAGATACAGTTTGCTCAAGGAAATGTCTTTCTTTTACCATTTACAGGAGCATGAGGTGAAATACCTGCTGGGGATGGATGGCGACCAGTTTAGCTATACCCTTGCAGCGCTTAAATTTGCCAGAAAGGCCAATGGTGTTTCTGAACTGCATGGTAAGGTGGCCAGGGATATGTGGGGCCATAACCCCGGTATATGCGAAATCACTTCCATCACCAATGCCCAGAACCTAACCTACTGGCAGGATCCGCTGATGGGAAAATCAATAGCCGGTAATGATGATCATGGTATTGTTCAACGAAAAAAAGAGCTGAAGGCCGATCTGTTTAAAGTAGTGGCCGATCAGTGTGGCAAACTGTTTGATCCGGAGGTGATCACTATAGTATGGGCCAGACGTTTTGCCGGTTATAAGCGGGCCGACCTGGTGATGCAGGACTGGAACCGCTTTTTAACCCTGCTGAGCAATGGCGCATTTCCGGTACAGCTGATCTGGGCCGGGAAACCTTATCCTGAAGATTTTGGTGCCATTGGCTTGTTTAACCAGATCATTTCGAGGGCATTGCCTTTAAAAAACTGTGCTGTACTTACAGGCTATGAGCTGGAATTGTCGGCCCTTCTTAAAAAGGGATCTGATGTTTGGTTAAACAACCCCAGGATGTACAGGGAAGCCTCCGGCACCAGTGGCATGACTGCCGCAATGAACGGCAGCATCAACCTTTCCCTGCCCGATGGCTGGGTACCTGAATTTGCCCGGGACAGAGAAAACTGTTTCCTGATCCAGCCCGCACCGGATCATTCTCCGGAACAGGATCAGGACCGGCTGGAGAACATCAGCCTGATGGATACACTGGAACAGGTTGTACTGCCAACCTATTATAACGACCATAACAAATGGTTAGGCATGGTAAAAAAGGCGGCAGCTGATGTGGTCCCTGCTTTTGAATCGGGCAGAATGGCGGCAGAATATTACACAAAAATGTATAAGGCTTAA
- a CDS encoding SelT/SelW/SelH family protein, translating into MKPTITIEYCPKCGWMLRAAYMAQELLTTFIDDINGVLLKPAGIAGVYTISVNEDVLYDRKERGGFPEIKELKQLVRDKVNPEKNLGHSDKNA; encoded by the coding sequence ATGAAGCCAACGATTACGATAGAATATTGTCCGAAATGCGGCTGGATGCTACGTGCCGCCTATATGGCCCAGGAACTGCTGACCACTTTTATAGATGACATCAATGGTGTACTGTTAAAACCTGCCGGGATTGCCGGCGTTTATACCATCAGTGTAAATGAGGACGTCTTGTACGATAGAAAGGAGCGGGGAGGCTTTCCTGAGATTAAGGAACTGAAACAATTGGTAAGGGACAAGGTGAATCCTGAAAAAAACTTAGGCCATTCTGATAAAAATGCTTGA
- a CDS encoding DUF6266 family protein yields the protein MAIIKNGILGGFRGKAGTVVGYHLNGQDIMRGLANERSKPFTEKELANQQAFGDLQLWLKPLTVFLRVGFQDYAPTFQGFVAAKSYNSKNALVRDDAGAYIDPALALVSFGDQEPALTASAVSETENSITFNWEGGKCESDDRAMFLVYDIAGGKADYDTGAVKRRMKTGIFKLNEDFSGKAVHVYLAFVAEDRKRRSNSQYLGIVNVL from the coding sequence ATGGCAATTATTAAAAACGGCATTCTTGGTGGTTTTAGAGGCAAGGCCGGAACGGTAGTGGGCTACCACTTAAACGGACAGGACATTATGCGTGGCCTGGCAAATGAAAGAAGCAAACCATTTACAGAAAAAGAGCTGGCCAATCAGCAGGCCTTTGGAGATCTGCAGCTTTGGCTGAAACCTTTAACAGTGTTTCTGAGAGTTGGCTTTCAGGATTATGCCCCTACATTTCAGGGTTTTGTAGCTGCAAAATCCTATAATTCTAAAAATGCCCTGGTGAGGGATGATGCGGGTGCATATATTGATCCGGCACTGGCGCTGGTTAGTTTTGGCGATCAGGAACCGGCATTAACAGCATCTGCGGTTTCAGAAACTGAAAATTCAATTACTTTTAACTGGGAAGGTGGTAAATGTGAAAGTGACGACCGGGCGATGTTTCTGGTATATGATATAGCTGGTGGCAAGGCCGATTACGATACCGGGGCCGTGAAGCGGAGAATGAAGACCGGGATTTTTAAACTGAATGAGGATTTTTCGGGAAAGGCCGTTCACGTTTACCTTGCCTTTGTAGCTGAAGACAGAAAAAGGCGCAGTAACAGCCAGTATTTAGGCATTGTTAATGTGCTTTAA